Proteins co-encoded in one Pseudorhizobium banfieldiae genomic window:
- the urtC gene encoding urea ABC transporter permease subunit UrtC gives MITGFVLRALDGKIVVAIGILLAIALLVPALNLLVPPESAFHVPTYAVSLFGKYLCYALLALALDLVWGYCGILSLGHGAFFALGGYAMGMYLMRQIGSRGVYGDPVLPDFMVFLNWQELPWFWYGFDMFPFAMLMVLVVPGLLAFLFGWFAFRSRVNGVYLSIITQAMTYALMLAFFRNDMGFGGNNGLTDYKEILGFPVQAAGTRNVLFAMSAIMLALCLLIASAIVRSKFGKVLVGVRDAESRVRFLGFRVENIKLFTFVVSAMMAGIAGALFVPQVGIINPGEFAPANSIEVVVWTAVGGRGTLIGPIIGAVLVNAGKSFFTGAFPEFWLYALGGLFIAVTLFLPKGIVGTIQQGWNARRQLRAAAEREKGRDADLLPQAAE, from the coding sequence ATGATCACCGGTTTTGTTCTTCGCGCGCTGGACGGCAAGATCGTCGTCGCCATCGGCATCCTGCTTGCGATTGCTCTGCTTGTGCCGGCGTTGAACCTCCTGGTGCCGCCCGAAAGTGCCTTCCACGTTCCGACTTACGCGGTGTCGCTGTTCGGCAAGTATCTCTGCTACGCACTGCTGGCGCTCGCACTGGATCTCGTCTGGGGCTATTGCGGCATCCTCTCGCTCGGCCACGGCGCCTTCTTCGCGCTCGGGGGTTATGCCATGGGCATGTACCTCATGCGCCAGATCGGTAGCCGCGGCGTCTATGGCGATCCGGTCCTGCCGGATTTCATGGTCTTCCTCAACTGGCAGGAACTGCCGTGGTTCTGGTACGGTTTCGACATGTTCCCCTTCGCCATGCTGATGGTGCTTGTGGTGCCGGGGCTGCTTGCCTTCCTGTTCGGCTGGTTCGCCTTCCGCAGCCGCGTCAACGGCGTGTATCTGTCGATCATCACGCAGGCGATGACCTACGCGCTGATGCTTGCCTTCTTCCGCAACGACATGGGCTTCGGCGGCAATAACGGACTGACGGACTATAAGGAGATCCTTGGCTTCCCGGTCCAGGCCGCCGGCACGCGCAACGTGCTGTTTGCGATGTCGGCCATCATGCTGGCGCTCTGCCTGCTGATTGCGTCGGCCATCGTTCGCTCGAAGTTCGGCAAGGTGCTGGTCGGGGTGCGCGATGCCGAAAGCCGTGTACGCTTCCTCGGCTTCCGGGTGGAGAACATCAAGCTCTTCACCTTTGTCGTCTCGGCCATGATGGCGGGCATTGCGGGTGCGCTCTTCGTGCCGCAGGTCGGCATCATCAATCCGGGCGAGTTCGCGCCGGCCAATTCCATCGAGGTCGTCGTCTGGACGGCCGTCGGCGGGCGCGGGACGCTGATCGGCCCAATCATCGGTGCGGTCCTCGTCAATGCCGGCAAGAGCTTCTTCACCGGCGCCTTTCCCGAGTTCTGGCTCTATGCGCTGGGCGGCCTGTTCATCGCGGTCACCCTGTTCCTTCCCAAGGGTATCGTCGGCACGATCCAGCAGGGCTGGAACGCCCGCAGGCAACTGAGGGCGGCGGCGGAACGAGAAAAGGGCAGGGATGCCGATCTCCTGCCGCAAGCGGCGGAGTAG
- the urtB gene encoding urea ABC transporter permease subunit UrtB, translating to MFIRYLGTIFLIFSLAASAFAQSADPKPLLDQLSKANFKQAEELIAQIAATGDARVVPALEAFAEGDLYARKSDGVVFMTRAAGSKLELLDPLTGESAGEVPKTAVSKVKVNNNLRRSIRTALSSLTLMSPNPEARLQAANTMLAAPSEDNLELIETALAKETDGEVRARMEEARAVSLLNSGRSIEAKRDAIETIRNHGGRDAIGVLRGAYGSVDASLQPDIDRAIGAIESEIVLWDMAQNVWYGLSLGSVLLLAAIGLAITFGVMGIINMAHGEMVMLGAYSTFVVQDIIRSSTPQLFDWSLAIALPVAFLVTAAVGLAIERGVIRFLYGRPLETLLATWGISLILQQAIRSIFGPTNQEVGNPSWMSGSFPLGGMTVTWNRMWIILFSLSIFVALLVLMKKSSFGLQMRAVTQNRRMASSMGIRTPWVDAFTFALGSGIAGIAGVALSQIDNVSPNLGQSYIIDSFMVVVFGGVGNLWGTLVGALSLGVLNKFLEPWAGAVLGKILVLVLIILFIQKRPRGLFALKGRAVEA from the coding sequence ATGTTTATCCGTTATCTCGGTACGATCTTCCTGATCTTCTCTTTAGCCGCCTCCGCCTTCGCGCAGAGTGCTGATCCAAAGCCGCTGCTCGACCAGCTGAGCAAGGCGAATTTCAAGCAGGCGGAAGAGCTGATTGCGCAGATCGCCGCGACGGGTGATGCGCGGGTCGTACCGGCACTGGAAGCCTTTGCCGAGGGCGATCTCTACGCCCGCAAGTCCGATGGCGTCGTGTTCATGACCAGGGCTGCCGGCTCAAAGCTGGAGCTGCTGGATCCGTTGACCGGAGAGAGCGCCGGCGAGGTTCCGAAAACCGCCGTCAGCAAGGTCAAGGTCAACAACAATCTGCGCCGCTCCATCCGGACCGCACTCAGCAGCCTGACGCTGATGAGCCCGAACCCAGAAGCCCGGCTGCAGGCGGCCAACACCATGCTTGCCGCGCCAAGTGAAGATAATCTCGAGCTTATCGAAACCGCTCTTGCCAAGGAAACCGATGGGGAGGTGCGGGCCAGGATGGAGGAGGCGCGGGCCGTATCGCTGCTCAACTCCGGCCGCTCCATAGAGGCTAAGCGCGACGCTATCGAGACGATCCGCAATCACGGCGGGCGCGATGCAATCGGTGTGCTACGCGGTGCCTACGGCTCCGTCGACGCCAGCCTTCAGCCGGACATCGACAGGGCGATCGGCGCGATCGAGAGCGAGATCGTACTTTGGGATATGGCACAAAACGTCTGGTACGGGCTGTCGCTTGGCTCGGTGCTGCTGCTCGCGGCAATCGGGCTCGCCATCACCTTTGGGGTGATGGGCATTATCAACATGGCGCATGGTGAGATGGTGATGCTCGGCGCCTATTCCACTTTCGTCGTCCAGGACATCATTCGTTCCAGCACACCGCAGCTCTTCGACTGGTCGCTTGCCATTGCGCTGCCTGTGGCCTTCCTGGTGACGGCGGCGGTCGGACTGGCGATCGAGCGTGGTGTGATCCGCTTCCTTTACGGGCGTCCATTGGAAACCCTGCTCGCCACTTGGGGAATCTCACTCATCCTGCAGCAGGCGATCCGGTCGATCTTCGGGCCGACGAACCAGGAGGTCGGCAACCCTTCCTGGATGTCCGGCTCCTTTCCGCTTGGCGGCATGACGGTCACCTGGAACCGCATGTGGATCATCCTTTTCTCGCTTTCGATCTTCGTTGCGCTGCTGGTGCTGATGAAGAAGTCGTCCTTCGGGCTGCAGATGCGGGCGGTGACGCAGAACCGGCGTATGGCTTCGTCCATGGGCATCCGCACACCTTGGGTTGATGCCTTCACCTTTGCGCTTGGTTCCGGCATTGCCGGTATCGCTGGCGTGGCGCTCAGCCAGATCGATAATGTCTCGCCGAACCTCGGCCAGAGCTACATCATCGACAGCTTCATGGTCGTCGTGTTCGGCGGCGTCGGAAACCTCTGGGGTACCTTGGTCGGCGCTCTGTCGCTTGGGGTCCTCAACAAGTTCCTGGAGCCTTGGGCCGGCGCCGTGCTCGGCAAGATCCTCGTGCTGGTGCTGATCATCCTCTTCATTCAGAAGCGACCGCGCGGCCTCTTCGCGCTCAAGGGAAGGGCGGTGGAAGCATGA
- the urtA gene encoding urea ABC transporter substrate-binding protein — MKISAKLGGALLAAALSTTAFHGALAQEDTIKIGVLHSLSGTMAISETTLKDAMLMLVEEQNKKGGVLGKKLEAVVVDPASDWPLFAEKARQLISQDKVAAVFGCWTSSSRKSVLPVFEELNSILFYPVQYEGEESSRNIFYTGATPNQQAIPAVDYLAETEGVERWVLAGTDYVYPQTTNKILKAYLMSKGVAEEDIMINYTPFGHSDWQTIVTDIKNFGSAGKKTAVVSTINGDANVPFYKELANQGIKAEDIPVVAFSVGEEELAGLDTGPLVGHLAAWNYFQSVESEANAEFIETWHAFTKNDKRVTNDPMEAAYIGFNAWVKAVEAAGTTDTDAVLDSIIGVAVPNLSGGYSTVMPNHHITKPVLIGEIQADGQFEVVQETPSVVGDEWSDYLPDSKDLIADWRKPMECGNFNVATGKCGGKGS; from the coding sequence ATGAAGATTTCAGCAAAGCTTGGAGGCGCGCTGCTAGCCGCTGCGCTCTCCACCACAGCCTTCCACGGTGCGCTTGCCCAGGAAGACACGATCAAGATTGGCGTACTGCATTCCCTGTCGGGCACGATGGCGATCTCGGAAACGACTCTGAAGGACGCCATGCTGATGCTCGTCGAGGAGCAGAACAAGAAGGGCGGCGTGCTCGGCAAGAAGCTCGAAGCCGTCGTCGTCGATCCGGCATCTGATTGGCCGCTGTTTGCCGAGAAGGCTCGCCAGCTGATTTCGCAGGACAAGGTCGCGGCTGTCTTCGGTTGCTGGACATCATCGTCGCGCAAGTCCGTCCTGCCGGTATTCGAGGAACTGAACTCGATCCTCTTCTACCCGGTCCAGTACGAGGGTGAGGAATCGTCGCGCAACATCTTCTACACGGGTGCTACGCCGAACCAGCAGGCCATCCCCGCCGTCGATTACCTGGCAGAGACTGAAGGTGTCGAGCGCTGGGTGCTCGCCGGTACGGACTACGTCTACCCGCAGACCACGAACAAGATCCTCAAGGCCTACCTGATGTCGAAGGGCGTCGCCGAGGAAGACATCATGATCAACTACACGCCCTTCGGTCATTCCGACTGGCAGACGATCGTGACGGACATCAAGAACTTCGGATCTGCCGGGAAAAAGACCGCCGTGGTCTCGACCATCAACGGCGACGCCAACGTGCCCTTCTATAAGGAACTCGCCAACCAGGGCATAAAGGCGGAAGACATTCCGGTCGTTGCCTTCTCCGTCGGCGAGGAAGAACTGGCCGGTCTCGACACCGGGCCCCTGGTCGGCCATCTGGCTGCCTGGAACTACTTCCAGTCCGTTGAAAGCGAGGCAAATGCCGAGTTCATCGAGACCTGGCATGCCTTCACCAAGAACGACAAGCGCGTGACCAACGACCCGATGGAAGCCGCCTATATCGGCTTCAATGCCTGGGTGAAGGCTGTCGAAGCGGCCGGCACAACCGATACCGACGCAGTTCTCGATTCGATCATCGGCGTTGCGGTGCCGAACCTGTCGGGAGGTTATTCTACGGTGATGCCGAACCACCACATCACCAAGCCCGTGCTGATCGGTGAGATCCAGGCGGACGGCCAGTTCGAGGTTGTCCAGGAAACTCCTTCCGTCGTCGGGGACGAATGGTCCGACTACCTGCCAGATTCCAAGGACCTGATTGCAGATTGGCGCAAGCCGATGGAGTGCGGCAATTTCAACGTCGCCACCGGCAAGTGCGGCGGCAAGGGCAGCTGA
- a CDS encoding DUF488 family protein: MNVMTIGFTKTSAENFFGRIKAAGVKKVIDVRLHNSSQLAGFAKADDLPFFLRELCGADYAHEPLLAPTEEIMTSFKKLKGDWTVFRESFLRLMAERKIESQFRAEAFGDACLLCSEDKPHHCHRTLVCEYLNGKWGGRLAVKHL, from the coding sequence ATGAACGTCATGACAATCGGCTTCACAAAGACGAGCGCCGAGAACTTCTTTGGCCGGATCAAGGCTGCAGGAGTCAAGAAGGTGATCGACGTTCGCCTGCACAACAGTTCGCAACTTGCGGGCTTTGCCAAGGCCGATGACCTGCCGTTCTTCCTGCGAGAGCTTTGCGGCGCAGACTACGCACACGAGCCGCTGTTGGCGCCGACCGAGGAGATCATGACGTCCTTCAAGAAGCTGAAGGGCGACTGGACCGTCTTCCGGGAGTCCTTTCTTCGGCTGATGGCCGAACGGAAGATCGAGAGCCAGTTCCGGGCTGAGGCTTTCGGCGACGCCTGCCTTCTCTGCTCGGAAGACAAGCCACACCACTGCCACCGTACGCTGGTCTGCGAATACCTGAACGGCAAATGGGGCGGCAGGCTCGCCGTCAAACACTTGTAA
- a CDS encoding hybrid sensor histidine kinase/response regulator yields the protein MAARQRIVPVRREYNRWVADQTLEDYALRFTAKSARRFSATRISHTAIGAISFLALEAIGGTITLSYGTTNAFFAIIAAAVAMLGVSLPISRYAIRHGVDIDLLTRGASFGYIGSTVTSLIYASFTFMLFAIEASIMTGALKLAFGIPSWIGYIISAVVVIPLVIYGVRLISRFQLVTQPFWIVLNILPFVFIAFLDWEKFDLWRSFAGIDHSNGEVAGAAPFNLLEFGAASAVILALMPQIGEQVDFLRFLPAGGQRKWWHRLAVFLAGPGWVVVGVPKLLAGSFLAVLTLSTGVPAQEAADPAHMYLAAFGYMIPNDTAALLLMAAFVVVSQLKINVMNAYAGSLAWSNFFSRLTHSHPGRVVWLIFNVAIALLLMELGIYRLLEATLGIFSIIAMSWLCTISADLFINKPIGLSPPGIEFKRAHLYDINPVGLGAMGGSAAIALAAHLGLFGPVMASLSTYLTLIAFLLSPAIAYATNGKFYLARKPRHSWKRLGSITCSICEHPFEPEDMAWCPAYAAPICSLCCSLDSRCHDMCKPNARLHAQVGAVAKAVLPQTVVAKLTTRLGRYALAATLSISVIGAILAMIAYQVGLAAPANAEVIYSTIIIVFFVFAIIAGVVSWFYVLAHDSRVVAEEESSRQNTLLLREIAAHKKTDAALQQAKETAEAANRAKSRYVVGLSHELRTPLNAVLGYAQILERDETIPAPRQSAIKVIKRSADHLSGLIDGLLDISKIEAGRLQVYSNEINIQDFLDQIVEMFSLQAQAKGLKFEHERARGLPLYVRTDEKRLRQILVNLLSNAIKFTDAGAVRFEIAYRSQVATFTVSDTGRGIPEKDQTRIYEPFQRGEADTVKPMPGLGLGLTITRLLTNTLGGEISVASTEGEGSTFRVRLMLAAVDRPSTAPAPERRIVSYSGLRRTIVVVDDNEDHRDLMRELLVPMDFVVLTAASGPDCLTLIEGVRPDLFLVDISMPGMSGWDLVTKLRDGGQTAPIVMLSANIGDGSVATAEGHNDAIGKPVDMRQLSDRLAVHLGLTWIYESDQAAIALPSPAKLVSPGENHLHDLLRLGEIGYVRGIETKLADLAHTEEYRPFAAELGTYVQAFDFDGYMTFLNRFIGETTTDD from the coding sequence ATGGCCGCACGGCAACGCATCGTTCCGGTTCGCCGGGAGTATAACCGCTGGGTCGCGGACCAGACGCTGGAAGACTATGCTCTACGTTTTACTGCCAAGAGCGCCCGGCGCTTTTCCGCAACCCGGATTTCTCACACGGCAATCGGTGCTATCTCCTTTCTGGCGCTGGAGGCAATCGGCGGCACGATTACCCTCTCCTACGGCACCACAAATGCCTTCTTTGCCATCATCGCCGCCGCCGTCGCCATGCTGGGGGTCAGCCTTCCAATCAGCCGTTATGCGATCCGCCACGGGGTTGACATCGACCTGCTGACCCGTGGCGCAAGCTTCGGTTATATCGGCTCGACGGTGACATCGCTCATCTATGCGAGCTTCACCTTCATGCTGTTTGCGATCGAAGCGTCGATCATGACCGGCGCACTGAAGCTGGCTTTCGGCATCCCGTCCTGGATCGGCTACATCATCAGCGCCGTTGTGGTGATCCCTCTGGTCATCTACGGGGTTCGGCTGATCTCGCGATTCCAATTGGTGACCCAACCTTTCTGGATCGTGCTCAACATCCTGCCTTTCGTCTTCATCGCCTTCCTTGACTGGGAGAAGTTCGACCTGTGGCGGTCCTTTGCCGGTATCGATCACTCCAACGGCGAGGTCGCAGGTGCAGCCCCCTTCAACCTCCTGGAATTCGGGGCCGCGTCCGCCGTTATCCTGGCGCTGATGCCGCAGATCGGCGAACAGGTGGATTTCCTGCGCTTCCTGCCGGCCGGGGGCCAGCGGAAATGGTGGCACCGGCTTGCAGTCTTCCTGGCTGGACCCGGCTGGGTGGTGGTCGGCGTGCCGAAGCTTCTGGCCGGCTCCTTTCTCGCCGTGCTCACGCTCTCCACCGGCGTTCCGGCTCAGGAAGCGGCGGACCCGGCGCATATGTACCTGGCGGCCTTCGGCTACATGATCCCGAACGACACTGCCGCGCTCCTGCTGATGGCGGCATTCGTGGTCGTCTCACAGCTGAAGATCAACGTGATGAACGCCTATGCGGGTTCGCTTGCCTGGTCGAACTTCTTCTCGCGCCTGACACACAGCCACCCCGGCCGTGTGGTCTGGCTGATCTTCAACGTGGCGATCGCCCTTCTCCTGATGGAACTCGGCATCTACAGGCTGCTCGAAGCAACGCTTGGCATCTTCTCCATCATCGCCATGTCCTGGCTCTGCACCATCTCTGCCGACCTCTTCATCAACAAGCCGATCGGCCTGTCTCCACCCGGCATAGAGTTCAAGCGGGCGCATCTCTACGACATCAACCCGGTCGGCCTTGGCGCCATGGGCGGGTCGGCTGCCATTGCGCTTGCCGCCCATCTGGGCCTGTTCGGGCCGGTAATGGCGTCGCTCTCCACTTATCTGACGCTCATCGCCTTCCTGCTGTCGCCGGCCATCGCCTATGCGACCAACGGCAAGTTCTACCTCGCTCGCAAGCCCCGTCACAGCTGGAAGCGCCTCGGCTCCATTACGTGCTCCATTTGCGAGCACCCCTTCGAGCCCGAGGACATGGCTTGGTGCCCGGCCTATGCGGCGCCGATCTGCTCGCTCTGCTGCTCGCTCGACAGCCGCTGCCACGACATGTGCAAGCCGAACGCGCGGCTCCATGCGCAGGTGGGCGCGGTGGCGAAAGCGGTGCTGCCGCAGACCGTCGTCGCGAAGCTAACCACGCGTCTCGGCCGCTACGCCCTGGCGGCGACACTCTCCATCTCGGTGATTGGCGCCATCCTCGCCATGATCGCGTATCAGGTGGGGCTCGCGGCACCGGCCAATGCCGAGGTCATCTACAGCACGATCATCATCGTCTTCTTCGTCTTCGCCATCATCGCCGGTGTCGTCTCCTGGTTCTACGTGCTCGCCCATGACAGCCGGGTCGTGGCCGAAGAAGAATCTTCGCGCCAGAACACCCTGCTCCTGCGCGAGATCGCCGCGCACAAGAAAACGGATGCCGCCCTGCAGCAGGCAAAGGAGACGGCGGAGGCGGCCAACAGGGCGAAGAGCCGCTACGTCGTCGGCCTCTCCCACGAATTGCGCACGCCGCTCAACGCCGTCTTGGGCTATGCGCAGATCCTCGAGCGGGACGAAACCATCCCCGCGCCTCGGCAGTCGGCGATTAAGGTCATCAAGCGCTCCGCAGATCACCTGTCGGGTCTGATTGACGGCTTGCTCGACATCTCCAAGATCGAGGCAGGCCGACTGCAGGTCTACTCCAACGAGATCAACATTCAGGACTTCCTCGACCAGATCGTTGAGATGTTTTCGCTGCAGGCGCAGGCGAAGGGCCTCAAGTTCGAGCACGAGCGCGCCCGCGGCCTGCCGCTCTACGTACGCACCGACGAGAAGCGGCTACGCCAGATCCTCGTCAACCTGCTCTCCAACGCGATCAAGTTCACCGATGCCGGAGCCGTCCGCTTCGAGATTGCCTATAGGAGCCAGGTGGCAACCTTCACCGTCAGCGACACCGGACGCGGTATTCCTGAGAAGGACCAGACGCGCATCTACGAGCCTTTTCAGCGCGGCGAAGCCGACACGGTGAAACCGATGCCGGGACTTGGTCTCGGCCTGACCATCACGCGGCTGCTCACAAACACCCTGGGCGGCGAGATCTCTGTCGCCAGCACAGAGGGCGAGGGCTCGACCTTCAGGGTGCGGCTGATGCTCGCGGCCGTAGATCGCCCCAGCACCGCGCCCGCCCCGGAGCGCCGCATCGTTTCCTACAGCGGTCTGCGACGCACAATCGTCGTGGTCGACGACAACGAGGATCATCGCGACCTGATGCGGGAACTGCTCGTGCCGATGGACTTTGTGGTTCTCACGGCGGCAAGCGGGCCGGACTGCCTGACACTGATCGAGGGTGTGCGACCGGACCTCTTCCTCGTGGATATTTCCATGCCGGGCATGAGTGGCTGGGATCTGGTGACGAAGCTGCGCGACGGTGGGCAGACGGCACCGATCGTCATGCTCTCTGCCAATATCGGCGATGGCTCGGTCGCCACCGCCGAAGGCCACAATGATGCTATCGGCAAGCCAGTCGACATGCGCCAGCTGAGCGACCGCCTGGCCGTTCATCTCGGCCTGACCTGGATCTACGAAAGCGATCAAGCTGCCATCGCCCTACCCTCGCCGGCAAAACTGGTGAGCCCAGGAGAAAATCATCTCCATGACCTGTTGCGGCTCGGCGAGATCGGATACGTGCGGGGGATCGAGACAAAGCTTGCCGATCTGGCGCATACGGAGGAATACCGGCCCTTCGCGGCCGAACTGGGCACCTATGTCCAGGCCTTCGACTTCGACGGCTACATGACCTTCCTGAACCGCTTCATCGGAGAAACCACGACAGATGACTGA
- a CDS encoding DNA-binding response regulator: MTDAAHPRDIVLLVDDSPEALGFLTEALEQSGFSVLIATSGLAALNIVDRITPDLILLDAVMPAMDGFATCQRLKANPSVSQVPVIFMTGLTETEHIVHALDSGGVDYLSKPIDIDELRARIRVHLANARSAQSARVALDAAGRHLLAIHRNGSIHWSTPQAMRLVDAATGSDTGLEAVAVRLAGWLSEQAHGGGPRDASFSFAPDSETSLNFTFLGAIGADEFLFRLSGSGGRSGSNILRQHFVLTTRESEVLEWIAKGKSNRDIGEILGLSARTVNKHLEQIYVKLGVENRASAAVKAAQVLYSM; this comes from the coding sequence ATGACTGACGCCGCCCATCCCCGCGACATCGTGCTCCTGGTGGACGACAGTCCCGAAGCCCTTGGTTTCCTCACCGAAGCCCTGGAGCAATCTGGGTTCTCCGTGCTGATCGCGACGTCCGGCCTGGCGGCGCTCAATATCGTCGATCGCATCACGCCCGACCTGATCCTGCTCGACGCCGTGATGCCGGCCATGGATGGCTTCGCCACCTGCCAAAGGCTGAAGGCCAATCCCTCTGTCTCGCAGGTCCCGGTGATCTTCATGACCGGGCTGACGGAGACGGAGCACATTGTGCATGCGCTCGATTCCGGCGGAGTTGATTACCTGAGCAAGCCTATCGATATCGACGAATTGCGGGCACGCATACGTGTCCATCTCGCAAACGCACGCTCGGCCCAGAGCGCGCGCGTGGCACTCGACGCGGCCGGCCGCCACCTGCTCGCAATCCACCGCAACGGCAGCATCCACTGGTCGACGCCGCAAGCCATGCGCTTGGTCGACGCCGCAACGGGTAGCGACACCGGTCTGGAGGCAGTGGCAGTTCGCCTCGCTGGCTGGCTCTCCGAACAGGCCCATGGAGGTGGCCCGCGAGACGCTTCCTTCTCGTTTGCGCCTGACAGCGAAACCAGCCTGAACTTTACTTTTCTCGGAGCAATCGGCGCCGATGAATTCCTGTTCCGCCTCAGCGGCTCCGGCGGCCGATCAGGGTCGAACATACTGCGCCAGCATTTCGTCCTCACTACACGGGAGTCGGAGGTGCTGGAATGGATCGCCAAGGGCAAGTCAAACCGTGACATCGGGGAGATTCTTGGCCTTTCCGCGCGAACGGTGAACAAGCACCTGGAGCAGATCTACGTAAAGCTCGGCGTCGAGAACCGCGCATCGGCAGCCGTGAAGGCCGCGCAGGTTCTTTATTCGATGTAG